The following are encoded in a window of Flavobacterium cupriresistens genomic DNA:
- a CDS encoding AraC family transcriptional regulator encodes MKTMMRSDIFKKEVVVVNDPIRFNKEDLIEKKINFDNKGIKGVITDIMLNGIHVVARDLTMENDSYAIEVEHDFSFVKLHIEMEGDNEYCPEDKSQRGIYIPQGHYNLFYLPKIKGVLNYRTKRRRTLEITFTEAYLEKLFYPNLKTTIPLLADAITNQTSYAMWETSKSISPKLNILIEDILQCSYSGAIKKAFLESKIVEILSYLFTIINEEENTSVSVEISAGDYAKVLEVENILKTQFKEKLTLAGIAAEVGLNNFKIKKYFKLVYNTTVFNYLTMVRMEYAKQLLVEKDYPISAVSEELGYKNQHHFTVAFKKTFGYLPSKLKQ; translated from the coding sequence ATGAAAACAATGATGAGAAGTGATATCTTCAAAAAAGAAGTGGTGGTTGTAAATGATCCTATTCGATTTAATAAAGAAGATCTTATTGAGAAAAAAATCAATTTTGACAACAAAGGAATCAAAGGTGTAATCACTGATATTATGCTAAACGGAATTCACGTGGTTGCGAGAGATTTGACAATGGAGAATGATTCGTATGCGATTGAAGTAGAACATGATTTTTCTTTTGTAAAACTTCATATTGAAATGGAGGGAGATAACGAATATTGTCCTGAAGATAAATCCCAGCGTGGAATTTACATTCCGCAAGGACATTATAATTTATTTTATTTACCCAAAATAAAAGGAGTTCTAAACTACAGAACCAAAAGAAGAAGAACGCTCGAAATTACTTTTACGGAAGCGTATTTAGAGAAGTTATTTTATCCGAATTTAAAAACTACCATACCATTGCTGGCAGACGCAATAACAAACCAGACTTCATACGCCATGTGGGAAACCAGTAAAAGTATTTCGCCAAAACTAAATATTTTGATTGAAGATATTCTGCAATGTTCTTATTCGGGAGCGATCAAAAAAGCCTTTTTAGAGTCAAAAATAGTAGAGATTCTTTCGTATTTGTTTACGATAATTAACGAAGAGGAAAACACTTCAGTAAGTGTCGAAATAAGCGCCGGTGATTATGCAAAAGTTCTGGAAGTCGAGAATATCTTAAAAACACAATTCAAAGAGAAACTTACGCTGGCAGGTATTGCCGCTGAGGTTGGGTTGAATAATTTTAAAATTAAAAAGTATTTTAAATTAGTTTATAATACTACTGTTTTTAATTATCTGACAATGGTGAGAATGGAATATGCCAAACAATTGTTGGTCGAAAAAGACTATCCGATTTCTGCCGTTTCAGAAGAATTGGGATATAAAAATCAACATCATTTCACAGTAGCTTTTAAAAAGACATTCGGCTATTTGCCTAGTAAATTGAAGCAATAG
- a CDS encoding DUF6265 family protein, protein MFQKITLLALVLASVSCQKKATVEKDKIKVADWLIGNWENKNPDGVLTENWQKLNDSTFSAASYFIKGKDTIHFESIVLAQLGETLTYKATVKGQNDGKAVSFPSTISNDKQLVFENPKHDYPQKITYTKGANNTMTAEISGKLQGKLTTERFIMTKK, encoded by the coding sequence ATGTTTCAGAAAATTACTCTTTTAGCGCTTGTTCTAGCCTCTGTTTCCTGCCAGAAAAAAGCAACTGTAGAAAAAGACAAAATCAAAGTAGCCGACTGGCTTATCGGAAATTGGGAGAATAAAAATCCGGATGGTGTACTTACCGAAAACTGGCAAAAACTAAACGACAGCACTTTTAGCGCTGCATCGTATTTTATAAAAGGAAAAGATACTATCCATTTTGAAAGCATCGTTTTGGCACAATTAGGCGAAACCTTAACGTACAAAGCAACCGTAAAAGGGCAAAATGATGGTAAAGCGGTTTCATTTCCTTCTACAATTTCAAACGATAAACAATTGGTTTTTGAGAATCCAAAACACGATTATCCTCAAAAAATTACTTATACCAAAGGAGCCAATAATACTATGACAGCCGAGATTTCCGGGAAACTACAAGGGAAATTGACTACGGAAAGGTTTATTATGACTAAGAAGTAG
- a CDS encoding TonB-dependent siderophore receptor, with product MNYLNPRVQQILFVFFLFLFSITTISAQQSFGSIKGTITTSDGEKAEDVYLNLKNSKYATTSNEYGAFELNRVKSGSYTLQISLAGYEKLTQEIIVTENQVTTLQLQLTVSNKQLKEVVITSNKGKAFPKQSTYVSKMPLKNIENPQVYNVVSSEIMKEQAITNYEDALKNVPGIQKLWESTGRGGDGGSYYTLRGFEVQANVVNGLPGLTNGSLDPANIERIEVIKGPSGTLFGSSLVSYGGLINTVTKKPFVGFAGEVSYTSGSFGLNRVTADVNTALDDNDNILFRINTSYQTENSFQDAGFRTALFVAPSLSYKVNDKLSFLINTEFMQEEKTTPSMLFLGRDQQLQFANLGELNYNTDLSFYSNDLSIKNPRFSLQAQMNYKISDQWTSQTVLSRGSSKSNGYYSYIYDNEDGKGDFAFWISDQQSQTSTTDIQQNFVGDFKIGNLRNRIVAGLDYFERNVTYAGSGYAKLYNITAQGEVRQFDPLAPNYLTRTSVDNVLSKEAAQNFNQQDATYSAYASDVLNITPTLLAMASLRVDYFDTKGDIKNDKDDYTQTALSPKFGLLYQPIEDKLAVFANYMNGFRNVAPGSTTDANGDIQPKTFEPEHANQLEFGVKANLLSDKLNATVSFYDINVANLVVSSNTFTVQGGESRSKGFELDLNAAPIKGLSIIAGYSYNDSKITKGNDGDVWLENGKRPFWAGPKNLINLWATYKFDSGTLEGFGLGFGGNYASENAILDSPKTGKFVLPEYTVVNSSVFYSSTKFRVALNLNNMANKDYFNGGWSTVNPQKPRNLVASFSYKF from the coding sequence ATGAATTATCTAAACCCCAGAGTGCAACAAATTCTTTTTGTTTTCTTCTTATTCTTATTTTCAATAACTACTATTTCTGCCCAACAATCTTTCGGAAGTATTAAAGGAACCATAACAACTTCTGACGGCGAAAAGGCAGAAGATGTTTACTTGAACTTAAAAAATTCAAAATACGCTACAACTTCCAACGAATATGGCGCATTTGAACTAAACCGAGTAAAATCGGGAAGTTATACTTTACAAATTTCATTGGCCGGTTATGAAAAACTGACACAAGAAATAATCGTTACCGAAAATCAGGTTACTACACTACAATTACAGTTAACGGTTTCTAACAAACAATTAAAAGAGGTTGTAATTACCAGTAATAAAGGAAAGGCTTTTCCAAAGCAAAGTACTTACGTTTCTAAAATGCCATTGAAAAACATTGAAAATCCGCAAGTTTATAATGTTGTTTCTTCTGAAATAATGAAAGAGCAAGCCATTACCAATTATGAAGATGCCTTAAAAAATGTTCCCGGAATTCAAAAACTTTGGGAATCTACCGGACGTGGTGGTGATGGAGGATCTTACTATACTTTACGTGGTTTTGAAGTTCAAGCCAATGTTGTAAACGGATTGCCGGGCTTAACAAACGGAAGTCTTGATCCTGCCAATATAGAACGAATAGAAGTAATTAAAGGACCATCCGGAACTTTGTTCGGAAGCTCCTTAGTTAGTTATGGTGGTCTTATTAATACCGTTACCAAAAAACCATTTGTTGGTTTCGCCGGCGAAGTTTCGTATACAAGCGGAAGTTTTGGACTAAACAGAGTAACGGCAGATGTCAATACAGCGCTGGACGATAACGACAACATTTTGTTTCGCATCAATACTTCGTATCAAACAGAAAACAGTTTTCAGGACGCGGGCTTTCGTACAGCTTTGTTTGTAGCTCCTTCCCTTTCTTATAAGGTAAATGATAAATTGTCTTTCCTTATCAACACCGAGTTTATGCAGGAAGAAAAAACAACTCCGTCCATGTTGTTTTTAGGAAGAGACCAGCAGCTGCAATTTGCAAACCTTGGGGAATTAAATTACAACACCGATCTTTCTTTTTACAGCAATGATTTATCGATAAAAAATCCTCGTTTTAGTTTACAGGCACAGATGAATTATAAAATCTCTGATCAATGGACATCTCAAACGGTTTTATCACGAGGTTCTTCTAAATCAAACGGATACTACTCTTATATTTATGATAACGAAGATGGAAAAGGAGATTTTGCTTTTTGGATTAGCGACCAACAGTCCCAAACCAGTACAACAGACATACAACAGAATTTTGTAGGTGATTTTAAAATTGGGAACCTGCGCAATCGTATCGTGGCCGGTCTTGATTATTTTGAAAGAAATGTAACCTATGCAGGATCAGGATATGCAAAATTGTACAATATTACCGCACAAGGAGAAGTCAGACAATTTGATCCTTTAGCTCCAAATTACCTGACCAGAACATCGGTTGATAATGTTCTTTCTAAGGAAGCAGCACAAAACTTTAACCAACAAGATGCGACCTATAGTGCTTATGCTTCAGACGTACTTAACATTACGCCAACTTTATTGGCAATGGCCAGCTTGAGAGTTGATTATTTTGACACAAAAGGCGACATCAAAAATGACAAAGACGATTATACTCAAACAGCTTTATCTCCAAAATTCGGATTATTGTATCAGCCTATTGAAGATAAACTAGCTGTATTTGCCAATTATATGAATGGTTTTAGAAATGTTGCTCCAGGCAGTACTACTGATGCTAACGGAGATATACAACCTAAAACTTTTGAACCTGAACATGCCAATCAATTAGAATTTGGAGTTAAAGCCAATCTTCTTTCTGATAAATTAAATGCAACTGTAAGTTTTTATGATATTAATGTTGCCAATTTAGTAGTAAGCTCCAATACATTTACTGTGCAGGGAGGTGAATCAAGAAGTAAAGGTTTTGAACTTGACTTGAATGCGGCTCCAATAAAAGGATTAAGCATCATAGCAGGATATAGCTACAATGACAGTAAAATTACCAAAGGAAACGACGGTGATGTCTGGTTGGAAAATGGAAAAAGACCTTTCTGGGCCGGACCAAAAAACCTGATCAATCTTTGGGCTACTTACAAATTTGATTCCGGTACTCTTGAAGGATTTGGTTTAGGATTTGGAGGAAATTATGCCAGCGAAAACGCTATTTTGGACAGTCCAAAAACAGGGAAATTTGTACTTCCTGAATATACGGTTGTAAATAGTTCTGTTTTTTACAGCTCTACTAAATTCCGTGTGGCTTTAAATCTTAATAATATGGCTAACAAAGATTACTTTAACGGTGGCTGGTCTACCGTAAATCCACAAAAACCAAGAAATCTGGTAGCAAGCTTCTCGTATAAGTTTTAA
- a CDS encoding type IA DNA topoisomerase, producing MKVCIAEKPSVAREIASVLGANTKHDGYYEGNGYAVTYTFGHLCTLKEPNDYKPHWKSWDLNNLPMLPEKFETKVVQNTGIQKQFKIIKTLFDKAEVVINCGDAGQEGELIQRWVMNEAHYKGEVQRLWISSLTTEAIKEGFENLKPSANYDNLFYAGFSRAIGDWLLGMNATRLYTVKHGGYKQVLSIGRVQTPTLAMVVDRFKEIENFKPQPYWELQTLYREVLFSYEEGRFLKKEDGEHLANKVKESEFEIVSVEKKNGNEYAPKLFDLTGLQVFCNTKFGFSADETLKIAQTLYEQKVITYPRVDTTFLPNDIYPKVQGILQKLTDYATLTQPVLEKKIKKSPKVFNDKKVTDHHAIIPTGIQSNLQYNQQQVYDIITKRFIAVFYDDCLVANTTVIGKAAEVTFRTTGKEILKKGWKIVFEDPNGKEKEPDLLPSFVVGEKGPHEPSFLEKETKPPNQFTEATLLRAMETAGKQVDDEDLRELMKENGIGRPSTRANIIETLFKRQYIVRNKKQVLPTPTGIQLIETIQNELIKSAELTGSWEKQLKDIEKGTFTAAAFIRNMKRMVEALVYEVRSETKHANISHVANVPKPVAKVEKKKAAGIAAEVCPKCKKATLIKGKTAFGCSEYKSGCDFVLPNVFAGKKITESQYLRLLQKGSTVNIKGFKDDSGTVEGLIRFEENFKLKLEPKKTPSKPTSETTADSLTCPKCKKGTILKGKTAYGCGDYKLGCDFKVTFDDVRIKLGDNKPTRELVYSILSESV from the coding sequence ATGAAGGTCTGTATTGCTGAAAAACCAAGTGTAGCACGAGAAATAGCATCCGTTTTGGGTGCCAATACCAAACACGATGGCTATTACGAAGGCAATGGTTATGCGGTGACCTACACCTTTGGGCATTTATGCACCTTGAAAGAACCCAACGACTACAAACCACATTGGAAAAGCTGGGATTTGAACAATCTTCCGATGCTTCCCGAAAAATTCGAAACCAAAGTGGTACAGAATACGGGAATTCAGAAGCAGTTTAAAATCATAAAAACCTTATTTGACAAAGCCGAAGTAGTGATCAACTGCGGGGATGCCGGGCAAGAAGGAGAACTCATTCAGCGTTGGGTGATGAATGAAGCTCATTATAAAGGTGAAGTACAACGTTTATGGATTTCGTCCCTAACAACCGAAGCCATAAAAGAAGGTTTTGAGAACTTAAAACCATCAGCCAACTACGATAATTTATTCTACGCCGGATTTTCCAGGGCCATTGGTGACTGGTTATTAGGTATGAATGCGACCCGTTTGTATACCGTAAAACATGGTGGTTACAAACAGGTCTTGTCTATTGGACGTGTGCAAACCCCAACACTGGCAATGGTTGTAGATCGTTTTAAAGAAATTGAAAACTTTAAACCTCAACCCTACTGGGAACTTCAGACTTTATACCGAGAAGTGCTTTTTAGCTATGAGGAAGGTCGCTTTTTGAAAAAAGAAGATGGGGAACATTTAGCGAATAAAGTTAAAGAAAGTGAATTTGAAATTGTTTCTGTTGAAAAAAAGAACGGAAATGAATACGCTCCCAAATTGTTTGACCTAACAGGATTACAGGTTTTTTGCAATACAAAGTTTGGATTTTCGGCAGATGAAACGCTGAAAATTGCCCAAACCTTATACGAACAAAAAGTAATCACCTATCCCAGAGTGGATACGACATTTTTACCGAATGACATTTACCCGAAAGTGCAAGGCATACTGCAGAAACTAACGGATTATGCGACACTAACTCAGCCCGTTTTAGAAAAGAAAATCAAAAAATCACCTAAGGTTTTTAATGATAAAAAAGTAACCGATCACCATGCGATTATTCCAACAGGGATTCAAAGCAATTTGCAATACAATCAGCAACAGGTCTATGATATTATTACCAAGCGTTTTATTGCAGTGTTTTATGATGATTGTTTGGTTGCCAATACCACAGTAATTGGAAAAGCCGCCGAGGTAACTTTTAGAACTACCGGAAAAGAAATCTTAAAAAAAGGATGGAAAATTGTTTTCGAAGATCCTAACGGTAAAGAAAAAGAACCCGATTTGTTACCTAGTTTTGTTGTGGGTGAAAAAGGGCCACACGAACCATCATTTCTGGAAAAAGAAACCAAACCACCGAATCAGTTTACGGAAGCAACTTTGCTGCGCGCCATGGAAACCGCCGGAAAACAAGTCGATGATGAGGATTTACGCGAGTTGATGAAAGAAAATGGTATTGGTCGTCCGTCAACGCGGGCAAATATTATTGAAACGCTTTTTAAACGTCAATACATTGTTCGAAATAAAAAACAGGTTTTACCAACACCAACAGGGATTCAGCTTATAGAAACCATTCAAAATGAGTTGATAAAGTCGGCTGAACTTACCGGTTCCTGGGAAAAACAACTGAAAGATATCGAAAAAGGCACTTTTACCGCCGCCGCCTTTATTAGAAACATGAAACGTATGGTGGAAGCTTTGGTTTATGAAGTCCGAAGTGAAACCAAACATGCTAATATCTCGCATGTCGCCAATGTTCCCAAACCAGTTGCTAAAGTAGAAAAAAAGAAAGCTGCCGGAATTGCCGCAGAAGTTTGTCCAAAGTGTAAAAAAGCGACACTTATAAAAGGAAAAACGGCTTTTGGATGCAGTGAATACAAATCGGGTTGTGATTTTGTATTACCTAATGTTTTTGCCGGAAAAAAAATAACCGAAAGCCAATATTTGAGATTGCTTCAAAAAGGCTCAACGGTAAACATAAAAGGTTTTAAAGATGATTCGGGAACGGTTGAGGGTTTAATTCGTTTTGAAGAGAACTTCAAACTCAAATTAGAACCAAAGAAAACACCATCAAAGCCGACATCAGAGACCACAGCAGATTCTTTGACGTGTCCAAAATGTAAAAAAGGGACAATTCTAAAAGGAAAAACCGCTTATGGTTGTGGTGACTATAAATTGGGTTGTGATTTTAAAGTGACTTTTGATGATGTCAGAATCAAACTCGGAGACAATAAACCAACTAGAGAATTGGTTTATTCTATTTTGTCTGAAAGCGTTTAA
- a CDS encoding MFS transporter, whose amino-acid sequence MIKAYFDKLRHSPKGYRLANTVFFFLSGFGYSSWASRIPHIKAQLHLTEAQFGAVLFAFPIGLMLTMPFTGKLLNKYSSRYIMLLGAVMFNLVLALPGFAAFVWQLIIILLVFGASRNIFNLSINAQALEVQKLYPKSIMTRFHAVWSLAGFAGAGLGYVMVTQHIDPSQHLLGVSILMLAVTACFYPLSIHTEPVPEKKKFFSMPEKNLIKFAMICFVSMACENTMYDWSGIYFQNILHASPKLTTAAFVFFMTAVTLGRFLGDYAVTKFGIKNILLNSGVFITVGFLICFLLPYIYPTIFGYVLIGVGVSCVVPLVFSIAGRSSKLSSGSALTSISTIGYLGFLLVPPMVGFISEYLSMKWAFLIMALLGGLMILMVNKIGEEEE is encoded by the coding sequence ATGATAAAAGCCTATTTTGATAAACTTCGCCATTCTCCTAAAGGATACAGACTGGCCAATACCGTATTTTTTTTCCTGTCCGGATTTGGATATTCTTCCTGGGCATCACGGATTCCACACATCAAAGCACAATTACATTTGACCGAGGCCCAATTTGGAGCTGTTTTATTTGCATTCCCGATTGGTTTAATGCTGACAATGCCCTTTACAGGAAAGCTGTTAAACAAATACAGCAGTCGTTACATCATGCTTTTAGGAGCGGTGATGTTTAACCTTGTATTGGCCTTGCCGGGTTTTGCCGCTTTTGTGTGGCAGCTAATTATTATACTTTTAGTTTTTGGAGCGTCACGGAATATTTTCAATTTATCGATTAATGCGCAAGCTCTTGAAGTGCAAAAACTGTATCCAAAATCAATTATGACGCGTTTTCATGCGGTTTGGAGCCTAGCCGGATTTGCCGGTGCGGGTTTGGGTTATGTAATGGTAACGCAGCACATCGATCCATCTCAGCATTTGTTGGGTGTTAGTATTTTGATGCTGGCCGTTACAGCTTGTTTTTACCCGCTGAGTATTCATACAGAACCGGTTCCCGAGAAAAAGAAATTCTTTTCTATGCCGGAAAAAAACCTGATTAAGTTTGCCATGATTTGCTTCGTCTCCATGGCATGCGAAAACACCATGTACGACTGGAGCGGGATTTATTTCCAGAATATATTACATGCTTCTCCCAAATTAACCACCGCAGCATTTGTATTTTTTATGACTGCTGTTACCTTAGGACGTTTCTTGGGAGATTATGCTGTAACAAAATTCGGGATTAAGAATATCTTATTAAACAGCGGTGTTTTTATCACTGTGGGATTTTTAATCTGCTTTTTGTTACCTTATATTTATCCAACAATTTTTGGATATGTTTTAATCGGAGTAGGGGTTTCCTGCGTTGTGCCGTTGGTATTTAGTATCGCCGGAAGATCATCAAAATTAAGCAGCGGATCAGCCTTAACCTCAATATCAACAATAGGTTATCTCGGATTTCTACTTGTGCCGCCAATGGTTGGTTTTATCTCAGAATATCTAAGTATGAAATGGGCTTTTCTGATAATGGCCCTTCTAGGCGGACTTATGATTTTGATGGTTAATAAGATTGGAGAGGAAGAGGAGTAG